ATCCATTTGTTGCCATACTTTCACAGCGAATATGTTTCGCGTTGTGACGCATGTTCATGGAGAAGAATGGCGTGCAATGAATGATACTCACTCGCTCTCTGCCTCGGCGACCGTGCACTTGTACTGCGCGGTGGAAAACAGACAAATGTCCGCGAATTGCCTCACGGACACTTTGATCCTTTTTACCGTCCGGTTGCTGCTGTTTGCTATGTGCACGTTCACGGCAATATTCTCACCGTGATGGTATAACTCCTTGTCTAGTGACGCCTCCAAGTGAAGCTTGTTCGGCGACATAACGAACTCTTTGCTCACCTCGACGGAAGGTTGTTCGCCTTGTTTCGACGGCGCGTACATAATCTTCCGTATGGCCAGTCGCACCGAGCTTCTACAACATGATGATTCATTGCTGTCAACCGGCTTGCAAACCGTTAACCCACGCTGCGATACTCTGCGGCTCGAGTCgtacaataaataacgagatTTCGAAAATTCTGTTATACGAGGTGACAAGATTTGTATGGTTATTTACTAGTTTACTATTTTCCTTTGAAACAgttcaaaaattaaacgatatttcgaTGGAATTGATATCAAACTGAGAAAATATCTCGCTtctttgttatataaaactaaCTACGATACATTTCTTTAACAATGAatcaatttcttcgaaaagGCACGTATATCTATCTTCATCGTAAGAAAGCAGCCACAGATAATACATTGCGAAACGTATTTACATGGTATTCGTGTCTGTTGAAACGTTCCACCGCAAAAGGGATAAAAGAAACGAGCACGTCGACGGTCAGTCCCATGTCGGCTAAAAATCGATTTAGAAGCGAGGGTAGAGAAATCGCGTGGCCGTAAACGTTCTCCTGACGATCGCGATAATCGAGGCTCGTACCGTTTCTGCGGTTTGTCGTCCAGCGTCTCACCTACGAATGCTTTTAATTCGTAGTCGACGCCGCATGGTTTTCCAGTTTCGCAGGGTGCTGGTTGTAGCGTTACTGATGCAGGACAATGAGGCGGAAGTTCGAAGTAAAACGGATATGCGTTGCTTCCTAATTTCTTAATCAGCTTCTCCTGCAACCGTGTCAGCTTTCTCTGCTTGGCACCAGGTACCACCGGATAGATTTGTTCGGCGTCTAAATAGAGGTCTTTGCGAAACGTCAATCCTAGAACATCTAGATCCTCCCTGCCGTACTTGAACGCGGCTAGAACATGGCCAAAGACCTTGCGATCCTTCACGTAGTCTGGGTCAATCAGCACGACCCCGTCTGTAACGATCGAACAGCGATCGATGAGCACAGGCTTAAGTGGCCTTGACGTTCAAGATTAACTGGTCGTTTAAGTAAATCGAATTTTCCAATCTTCGCCGTTAGCAGCCTTTCAAGCTATGTTAACCATGTTTCACTGTTAAATAGCTGCAAATAGCTACACTCGAATAATCGGATCAACGTTAAACAGATAGAACAATACGCTAAACATACCGATGTTTCTCTATTTCAGACAATGTTCCATGTTCGAGGGAGAAATAACATCGATCGCTTTAGTGACTCAACAGGTAGATGGCTAATGATGATTATCAGGtacgaagaagaaacaatCTAAGTGCTTTGAAACCTTACAGCTCAACAAGGGTCTCTGTGTCTTACCGATAGGATCGACGTGAGTTATGTGATCGACGAAATCTCTTTTCCCAAGATATACCGCGATCTTTCCATTGACGCTGGACTTCTTGAAGACACGAGTAGCTTGCCGCTTGCTGGTACTGTCCACAGTGTCCATCGCGCAGGTATCGGGGCTTACGATGGCCCCTAACTCATTTGACTCCTCAGACTCCGAATACTCGGATTCCGAACTATCCCActgcaaatgaaaaaaatcgaACATTAAGGATAAAAAAATCTCAAAAGCATTAGATCATAGGATATTCTGTAACATCGATTGGGAAGAAATTGCTCCAAGTcggaattataaattttacgtttCTTCGACTCGTAGAAAGTTTGACGCAAGTTTTTCAAATACAGACTAGGACCAAAGTACTATcctttaaaattctaaaactaAAATTTGTCACGCTTGCCTAACATTTACAATTCAACATCCTCGATCGATTTACGAGTACTATTGTTTGTCCACCAGTCACgatctattttataattgcgAAAGTCGTTCTAACCTTCGTAAACTTGCATCTCAATATCTCTTATCGTTCTCTAGGAACGAGAACTCGGTGCTGGCAAATTTTCAGAAGTATAGCCGTCGTTTTCAAGTCTCGGTACTCTTGTACGGCACTGACATTCCCCTGTGCTTCAACACGCAACTCGCACGCATTGTGAATCGACAAAGCCAGTGCATACTGTAATGCACGCCAAAAAGGACGTTCGTCATCGTTCTTTGAGAACGGCGCACGTATGCGCGCGTAAAACAGCTCTTTGATCGAGCCATCGTCAAAGAAAACGGCCAGAGAtagaggagaaagagaaaggcgaagagagaagaagaaagttaaaaaaaacaGTTGCTATCAAAAGAGAATATAGATGATGTATTTTGTTTGTTCTTCTTGACGAAGAACCAGTCAAAATAACGATACCTTTCCGCCCAGCAAATCTTCGACGAATTGACAAACTTTTGGCACGACTTTCATTACGTCTGAGACAAAATTTTGATTCTTCTTTCTTGGCAAATCGCTAAGCGATTCGACATGACGTTTCGAATTCGTTGAGACATTATCGATATAGACAATTGGCAACTTTCGAAGTTTCCGAGAACTCTTGCTATAGATTTAAGAAGCTTAACGAACTCGAATAGTCTAAGGAGGATTTTAAGTCTGAAAAGTCTTGAGCAACAGCATTGTCGGTAGCGTTAAAAGACGCGCTAAACAACCGACCGATAATCCGAAAGACGTGATCGTGACTGTTAATGACGAGACATTTTGAAGTTTCAAGTTCAGATAACAATGAACTTTGAAAGTATCGCGATTCGATTTGAAGAAAGATCCGATGAATTGGCACGATAAATCGACGCGATGATAATATTAAGCAATGGCGCTTATCGTAATTAATGATTCGTGTGTGCATTAGCTGGCAGAACGTGCTCGTAAAAGTAGGTGTCTTCACCTTTGCCATATTTGGTGGTACTGTGCTTGTTTTCTACGCAGGTGCTTTCACGGTTCTTCTTTTATCCGGCAAGAAGTCGCTACGCCAGCGCGATAAACAATAATCTAATCGCGAGAACGCGACTGACTAGTCGTTTTTCAGAATGAACACTCCGTCGAAATCATCGAATAATTCGATTGTCAGCTACTCACTTTAGCTGATTTCACGTTCCACGAATCTGCTATCGAATATGTTGATTCTCGTATAACTCACTAACATGACTTGCGTTCGCGCAATAGCGATCGGCCGCTTTATTTTCTAAAGCACCACTATTCACTGTTCGCGGATTTGATAGTAAACGGAGAAATGGACCAAGCGCCAAGATCGCTAGAATAGTAGGTTTTCAGTAACGAACCCTGCAATCCTGGTGAGCGTCGAGCACAGACTAGACGGGCCTTGACAAATGGATGTCAATTTCAATCGACGCTCGTGTAATTCTTAACGCGATCTAAAGAACGATCTGTGCTCGTTGGTGCATGCGAGCATATAGAGAATAGAGTCCGTGACTGTTACGATCCACGTAAGGATGCTGTCGTAAATCGCAACGATGAATATTCGCTTTTCCAGGAAACAGAAATCGTTATTCCGACGCTGTTTGGTATTTCATTACCATTCCAGCTCTTTCGTATGTCGT
This genomic window from Bombus fervidus isolate BK054 chromosome 5, iyBomFerv1, whole genome shotgun sequence contains:
- the Krz gene encoding beta-arrestin protein kurtz isoform X4 codes for the protein MAKWDSSESEYSESEESNELGAIVSPDTCAMDTVDSTSKRQATRVFKKSSVNGKIAVYLGKRDFVDHITHVDPIDGVVLIDPDYVKDRKVFGHVLAAFKYGREDLDVLGLTFRKDLYLDAEQIYPVVPGAKQRKLTRLQEKLIKKLGSNAYPFYFELPPHCPASVTLQPAPCETGKPCGVDYELKAFVGETLDDKPQKRSSVRLAIRKIMYAPSKQGEQPSVEVSKEFVMSPNKLHLEASLDKELYHHGENIAVNVHIANSSNRTVKRIKVSVRQFADICLFSTAQYKCTVAEAESEEGCLVGPGFTLSKVFSLKPLLANNKDKWGLALDGQIKDEDTNLASSTLVVDPSQRENLGIIVQYKVKVKLCLGPLGGELVAELPFILMHPKPEEEEPMPPTARPSPTHKADGGEIPHDTNLIQLDTEADCDDDIIFEDFARLRLKGEPDA
- the Krz gene encoding beta-arrestin protein kurtz isoform X6 codes for the protein MAKWDSSESEYSESEESNELGAIVSPDTCAMDTVDSTSKRQATRVFKKSSVNGKIAVYLGKRDFVDHITHVDPIDGVVLIDPDYVKDRKVFGHVLAAFKYGREDLDVLGLTFRKDLYLDAEQIYPVVPGAKQRKLTRLQEKLIKKLGSNAYPFYFELPPHCPASVTLQPAPCETGKPCGVDYELKAFVGETLDDKPQKRSSVRLAIRKIMYAPSKQGEQPSVEVSKEFVMSPNKLHLEASLDKELYHHGENIAVNVHIANSSNRTVKRIKVSVRQFADICLFSTAQYKCTVAEAESDVVDPSQRENLGIIVQYKVKVKLCLGPLGGELVAELPFILMHPKPEEEEPMPPTARPSPTHKADGGEIPHDTNLIQLDTEADCDDDIIFEDFARLRLKGEPDA
- the Krz gene encoding beta-arrestin protein kurtz isoform X1, translated to MAKWDSSESEYSESEESNELGAIVSPDTCAMDTVDSTSKRQATRVFKKSSVNGKIAVYLGKRDFVDHITHVDPIDGVVLIDPDYVKDRKVFGHVLAAFKYGREDLDVLGLTFRKDLYLDAEQIYPVVPGAKQRKLTRLQEKLIKKLGSNAYPFYFELPPHCPASVTLQPAPCETGKPCGVDYELKAFVGETLDDKPQKRSSVRLAIRKIMYAPSKQGEQPSVEVSKEFVMSPNKLHLEASLDKELYHHGENIAVNVHIANSSNRTVKRIKVSVRQFADICLFSTAQYKCTVAEAESDIGVSPGFTLSKVFSLKPTLADNKDKRGLALDGQLKHEDTNLASSTMEGCLVGPGFTLSKVFSLKPLLANNKDKWGLALDGQIKDEDTNLASSTLVVDPSQRENLGIIVQYKVKVKLCLGPLGGELVAELPFILMHPKPEEEEPMPPTARPSPTHKADGGEIPHDTNLIQLDTEADCDDDIIFEDFARLRLKGEPDA
- the Krz gene encoding beta-arrestin protein kurtz isoform X2, giving the protein MAKWDSSESEYSESEESNELGAIVSPDTCAMDTVDSTSKRQATRVFKKSSVNGKIAVYLGKRDFVDHITHVDPIDGVVLIDPDYVKDRKVFGHVLAAFKYGREDLDVLGLTFRKDLYLDAEQIYPVVPGAKQRKLTRLQEKLIKKLGSNAYPFYFELPPHCPASVTLQPAPCETGKPCGVDYELKAFVGETLDDKPQKRSSVRLAIRKIMYAPSKQGEQPSVEVSKEFVMSPNKLHLEASLDKELYHHGENIAVNVHIANSSNRTVKRIKVSVRQFADICLFSTAQYKCTVAEAESDIGVSPGFTLSKVFSLKPTLADNKDKRGLALDGQLKHEDTNLASSTMEGCLVGPGFTLSKVFSLKPLLANNKDKWGLALDGQIKDEDTNLASSTLVVDPSQRENLGIIVQYKVKVKLCLGPLGGELVAELPFILMHPKPEEEEPMPPTARPSPTHKADGGEIPHDTNLIQLDTVSEILPVSLQGGGLRR
- the Krz gene encoding beta-arrestin protein kurtz isoform X5; the protein is MAKWDSSESEYSESEESNELGAIVSPDTCAMDTVDSTSKRQATRVFKKSSVNGKIAVYLGKRDFVDHITHVDPIDGVVLIDPDYVKDRKVFGHVLAAFKYGREDLDVLGLTFRKDLYLDAEQIYPVVPGAKQRKLTRLQEKLIKKLGSNAYPFYFELPPHCPASVTLQPAPCETGKPCGVDYELKAFVGETLDDKPQKRSSVRLAIRKIMYAPSKQGEQPSVEVSKEFVMSPNKLHLEASLDKELYHHGENIAVNVHIANSSNRTVKRIKVSVRQFADICLFSTAQYKCTVAEAESDIGVSPGFTLSKVFSLKPTLADNKDKRGLALDGQLKHEDTNLASSTIVVDPSQRENLGIIVQYKVKVKLCLGPLGGELVAELPFILMHPKPEEEEPMPPTARPSPTHKADGGEIPHDTNLIQLDTEADCDDDIIFEDFARLRLKGEPDA
- the Krz gene encoding beta-arrestin protein kurtz isoform X3 — its product is MDTVDSTSKRQATRVFKKSSVNGKIAVYLGKRDFVDHITHVDPIDGVVLIDPDYVKDRKVFGHVLAAFKYGREDLDVLGLTFRKDLYLDAEQIYPVVPGAKQRKLTRLQEKLIKKLGSNAYPFYFELPPHCPASVTLQPAPCETGKPCGVDYELKAFVGETLDDKPQKRSSVRLAIRKIMYAPSKQGEQPSVEVSKEFVMSPNKLHLEASLDKELYHHGENIAVNVHIANSSNRTVKRIKVSVRQFADICLFSTAQYKCTVAEAESDIGVSPGFTLSKVFSLKPTLADNKDKRGLALDGQLKHEDTNLASSTMEGCLVGPGFTLSKVFSLKPLLANNKDKWGLALDGQIKDEDTNLASSTLVVDPSQRENLGIIVQYKVKVKLCLGPLGGELVAELPFILMHPKPEEEEPMPPTARPSPTHKADGGEIPHDTNLIQLDTEADCDDDIIFEDFARLRLKGEPDA